A region of the Vanrija pseudolonga chromosome 2, complete sequence genome:
CAATAAGCACGACTTTGTGAGGCAAGGTGAGGAAGGCTTAAGCCAGCGGAAGCAATTCCCCCTTGCCTTTGCGCCCCCTCGTCgcgtgtcgcgcgcgtcgtcccaGATGCCAAggtccgtcgtcgccaagctccaaCCAACCTCACCCCACAGCCCACACCGTCATTGACCCCCCTCCGTCTCTGACAGACAACTGACCGCCGTCCCCGTCACTGTCACTGTCACCCAGCAGCGCCCCGCACGCCCCCCTCGGCCCAACTCAAAATGTCGCAGCTCACAGAAAGCGTCACCGCGTGCTTCcccggcagcgccggcggtgcgtcgtcctcgctgccgcaGTACGCCAGCGATGCGCAGGCGACCCGCCCCAGCTCGCGGCCCCAGAACCGCCAGTTCACCTGGGTCAGGCTCATCCGGAGCTACTGGTACGACTGGCTCCTGATCCTTGGCCTCTGGTGCGTAAGCGAGCTTGTGTGTGCCGGTGTGATGGGAGTGCCGTGTGGGGCTTTCGGCGAGCATCGGCACTGCGCCGGGGCATGGGGCGTGCTAGCGACCAGCTCGCGTATGGCGCCAtggcgagcgccggcggTCAAGCCACGTCCACCCAAGGACTGTGGCGGTATCACTACTGAgcttgccgctcgccgtcgccgccagaGCCCCAGAAGCCGCAGTCCGTCCCCCCGGCCCCAGTGACGACGGTGGCGGAGATGACCGATGGCACGATGTGGAGCGCCGACCAGCACACACTAACGCTTCGCTCGCAggctcttcctcgccgtgctccaCCGCTCGCCGGGCCACAAGCGCGAGTTCTCGCTCACCGACGTGTCGATCCAGCACACGTTTGCCGAGCATGAGCGCGTGCCCAGCTTGTAAGTGTgcgcagccgcggcgccacTGACCCGATCccagcctcctcgccgtcatctcGGCCGGCATCCCTGCCacgctcctcttcctcatctCGACCCTCATCGCCCGCAACGCATGGGACGTGCACAACGCGCTCGTGGGTGAGTGGTCGTGTGCCGGCGCACGTGTCGCCGTCCGAGAAGAAGCCTTGGCAGACCCTGACTGACCGACCTTCTTCAGGCCTCGGCGTGTCCTGGACCATGTCCGGCGTCGTGACTCAGATCatcaaggtgggtgtggcgtggcgcgggcCGCTGTAGCTGGCCTTATTGCTAACAACGCCCAGATGATGGTCggccgtccccgccccgACTTGATCGCCCGCTGCCTCCCCAAGGCGGGCTCGGTCGACGCTTCGCCCTTCGGTCTGTCCACCGTCGAGATCTGCACCCAGACCAACCTGTTCAAGCTCAACGACGGCTTCAAGGTGAGTCAGCAATGTGTCCCGCATGCTCCTCAGCTAACTCTCGCAGTCCTTCCCTAGCGGTCACTCGTCTCGTGAGCCTCCTCTTGCTGAACCCTCTGACCCCCAGTCTCGTTTGCCGGCCTCGGTTTCCTGACCTTCTACCTCGCCGGCAAGCTTCACCTCTGGGACGAGTACGGCCACCGCGTGAGTTGTCCTCCCATCTCCTGATGACAACTGACGGCCCAGAACCGCGCGTGGTTCGCCCTctcgcccctcctcctcggcgccacggtCGCCATCAGCCGCACGATGGACAACCGCCACCACTGGCAGGATgtgctcgtcggctcggcgctcggcctggccATCTCGCACGTCGCCTACAGGACCTACTACCGTGAGCTTAGTATTCTATGAGGAAGCTGACAAGCCACAGCCAACCTCAAGCACGTTGCGAGCCacctgcccctcctcccccgcccggGAAGGAacgagcccgacgagtcGTACGACACCGACCTCGCTACCAGCCCCCGCGTCCGCCTTCTCCCCGAGGATGCTGGCGTGCCCCGTGCCAGCGAGGAGCAGGACGCTTGGCGCCAGTAGACGCCGGCTAGCCAGCCCATGGCCGTGCCGAATTGCGCGGCCACCAAAACGGACAAAAACGACCATGTCCTTGTTGGGCATCTTGCAGCCTGATACTATGTAGGCGTGGTCTCGTATGCACAATCACACGTAAAGAAGTCGTTTTGGGTGCTGTATATGTGTGCTATTGATGTGTACGAGAGTTCGAGTCACATCGCAAACAAGTGAGAGGTCACAAGATCAGCTGCGTGATTAGCGGCTTCCCGATCCCAGATAACACAAGACTGATAGCGATCTTGAGACAGACAATCTGAGACATTCAAAACAAATATGACGATACACCACTGCCTCTGCCGCACAGCGTCTTAAACACACTTCCAAGAAGATTGCATCGCCGTGTCGCTATTGGAACCAGAGACACCTTGTTTCGTCACTCTGCTACCCAACGTTACATTGTTACAACACACGGTTCAAGCTGCGAGATGAGACACCACACATTTGGCCCAAAGAGTAATCCCAAAAGTTGCTTTGCTTAGCCGAGCAGGGCTCGCAgggtcgaggccgctgccTTTTTTGTTTGTTTGTTTGCTTGTTTGTTTGCGTGTTTGCCGGTCGCTTACGCCTTGCTGAGGACGGGCTTGCGGTCaacctcgacatcctcgacaTGGACTTCTTCCCATCCGACCTTGGCGTCCATCTTGAGGGCATTGACAGCTCCGGTCGTCTCGCGCATGACAACGTCAGGCTCGCCCTCAACCGAGTCGCCGGCAAtcgactcgtcgccctccttcgAGGTGCCAGAGTCTCCGCGGTTCAGGCTCGGTGGCGAAATGACAATGCCGGCCTTGCGAAGCAGGCCCTCGAGATGCGTGATGTGCGAGACGGCCTTGCGAAGGATGATGGCCTTGGAGTCGGTCGGAATGGAGGTCGGAAGCGCCGTGCGAAGCGACTGGAATCCCGTGTTGATGGACCTGATTACGGGTTAGTAATGCGTTGCAATGACGTGacgccgccacactcactcTCGTCGCTTCTGCTCGGACATCAGATGGGCCAGCCTTCTGCTCTGACCacctccgcctccacctccgcctccgccgccaccattCGATGAGGCACTGCCACCACCGATGTAGGGCGACGCTGCCTCACGTGGCGTCTGCGGCCCTGCCCAATCACCGCCGTCGGATGACGAGGCACTGGGGGCATAGTGGCGGGAGAGGGCACTTGCGGCCGAGTGGCTACGAGCACGGCCAACCTGCGGCTGCATGTACTGCTCTGGCGAGTAACCGTTTGAGCCACCCAGGCTCTGGATTGAGCGCAATGGTGGCGAAGAGTGGTCTGGGAGCGGGGCGCCGCCACTGTAACGTGGCGGAGAAGGGTCGTTGCGGTAGCACGACGCGGCGTTTGCCGACTGTGCCGAAGACGGGGTCGGGCCGGAGAGTCCGAGGTGGGGGCCGCGGGcaggcgagggcgccgagtGCTGCGCACTAGGGGGCTCGTACGAGTAGCTCGGACGCAGGCCGGACATGCCAAAGAGCTTGGGGGAAGTGGCCCTTGAGCTGCCgggcgacgctggcgggCCCATACTTCCGTTGCCTGTCGGCGTAAGGGGACCGCTACTGTGTGCCGCGGAGAATGACGAGAACGGGGGCAGCTGGAGCCGTTCTCGGTCACCTCCGCTGACAGGGTATCGGTTGTCGCTCTGGGCTCTTGGCAGTGAGGGACGGCGgtcgcgccacgccgcgtcgcgggAGCTGTCTCGCTCGCGAGCGTCGCGGATgtcgcgctcacgctcacgctcgcggtCTCGCTCACGTTCACGCTCACGTGAGAGGTCGCGGCCGTCTCGGTCTCGGCGCTCCCtctcacgctcacgctcgcgctcgcgctcgtggagGATGTGCAATGGGGCAACCGAGTTTGGTGGGGGCAAGTAGATGCGCCCACCGTCCGCAGCAGTGTCCTGCTGTGCCTGGTTGACACTGAGACTGTGGCGACGGGGGTAAGGGTGCGAGCGgtgcgacgagagcgacgtcTGCGAAGGGGAGCGTGAGTTGGACAACGAGGCGATGCGGGGGCTCCGGTCCGCCTCGCGGTCACGGGCCGATGAGCCGTTGTACGGCGCATGCACGGCGGGGATGGGGATCGAAGTAGCCATGGCGTGCGACTCTGTCGGTGAGTGCGGGTGCGATGGTCCAGGCGAGTAGGTCATTCCCGGAGTGGCCGGGTGTGGGCGACTTTAATAATGTTggcggtgtgggtggtgggtgtgggtcgtcggcggcgtcgactgctgcggaggcggcggcgggcggcgtcgactttGTGTAGAAATGTGAATGAGTGTGGGGGAGAGTGAATGCAAAGAGTCGACAGTTGGCGACTTGGCGTTTGGAAAGGGGGAAGGTTGTAAGGGACTTGACTTTGGTTCGGAAGTACTGGGGTATTGTCGCGGGCCGGTGCTAACACGCGGCGGCAGCAACAGGGAGGAGCAACAacggggtggggggagaggccgcagggagggagggtcGGGGTTGAGCGACACGGAcgcggggccgaggggggTATGGTTGGCAACGTGCAAAGCGGCAAGCGCAGGCAGGTGTCGGCGGTTAATTtcggcagcgacgggggGGCAGTGTGTACAAGGCCAGCAACGGGGGTCTGTGTGCGAGCCGAATGCTGTGATGTGAAGCAGCTGGTGGTTGTTCCAGCGGCTGTTGGGTGGGGGTTGTGCAAGGGGGGGGGCGGCGTTGTGTGCCTGCTAGTTGTGGGGAAGAGCAAAGGACAAGAGATCGACCAGAGGAACCCAAAGTGCCAAGACGTGGGTTGATGGATGTAGCAGGTGGGTGGCCGTGTGGTGgttgggtgggggggggacgggggggaccggggagggggagagcaGAGGTAGAGAGCcagggggggcgggggcctGCAGGGGTGGGTGCGCCGGGGGGTCGCCACGGGGGACACGGGGGACACGGGGTACGAAGAGATTCAAATCCGATCCGAATATACAGGGGCCACCAGCGATGTTAATCTGGCCGCCGGTGTTCCGTAATACAGCAACACGCAACCGTGGTTAGGCGTAGGCGACgggtgctcgagggcgagacaGAAAGAAAACAGGGTGGTGTTCCacagcggcggggggaggcggcggcgggggcggcagcggcgtactcggtggcggcggggcggcgtgctcgagggcgcTGGGGATCCGGGACGGTATTCGGTCGGAAGTCGCTGTATTAGCTGTGCCGGGGGGTCGGCAGCTGCTTGGCTGGTTGCagggcggccgaggtggacgggggaggcggatgaggccgaggtcggtgtgTGTTTggtgcgagcgagatggTGTCGGTCGCGAGTGAGTggacggacgaggaggtgagtGTCTGTAGACTGGCTCGATGTGGATCCTAGTCGATCCGTCACAAGCAAATGGTAAAGGATGATGATGAAGGAGGAGACAGATGGGGAATGGCACAAGCAAATGAACAGGAGCACATGCTCACGCTCGCTCTCGCCTGCGAGCTCGCCTCTCTCGACACGCACCGGAAGTACCGAGGATGTGATGTACACGCCGTCAAGGCTCGGGATGACCGGGCGTCTTGCCGATGACAACTGTcagcagctgcaggcgcGGGGCCACAGGAGGGGGCGTGGTggttggtcgtcgtcgtcgtcgtgtgctgctgctggccaggGCGCGACGATCTGGCCCCAAacgcagcgcagcgaggcagggcagggcagTCAGCAGGGCGAACCCAGGGCACCAAAGGGCACCAAAGGGCCGGGTTTGCGGGTCATCCACGCCCCAGCGCTGCCGTCAGCagccagcacgccgcgccgcacagaCCGACATGTGCTCGCGAGCTTCGAGCTAGCTTGCTGGCCCTAACGCACCACGCGTGGGCGCCGCATCTCGCtccgaggccggcaaggcATGTTGGAGCCGACACTAgcgcgcgccgacatggTGCGGCGCGACAaagtggtgctgctgcgctccctccctccctggCTCCATGCGCTCGCTCCGCACGCGCCACTCgttgcctcgcctcgcaaTGGAGCCCGCACCTGTACCCGCGCCAGTGGTGTCCACATGTCtgtcagctgctgctgctcctgcacAGTGCACGTCCCTCCCGCGCCCCACAGATTCGGTCAACTGCCGgcgcgtgccgtgccgtgcgccCAAACGGGAAAGCTTGACACTGCCGGAGCTCGCTGGGCTCCGGAtcacgcacgcgcgcgccccgccctcAGCTCCGGGCACGCACCTGTTGCACGCACCTGGCCTGCTGGCCTGCGGGCAATCAATCGGCACCTGATTGACTGCGCTCTTGCTTGCTGGTGATGCAGCTGCTGTACGCCAGTACGCCAGCTGGAATCGAATCTGGTGCCCAGttgcccagctcgagcgcccAGCAACTTCCCCCTGAGCTCGGCTGACGCTTGACGGCAACGATGCTTGGTCTCGTCTCACCCCCATGCCGCCGCGACCGTTCTCGCTCACGAGCGAGCTCGCAAGCAGCTTGGTAATCCAGCGCGCAAATCCAACGTACCGACGTTCCCATCCCGcccaaccccaccaccccgcaTGCCCCCGTGCCCATCAGCTGGCACCAGATGCAGCGGGCACGACCCACCACTCGTGTACCCGTGACCACGAGCCTCGCTTCGCGACCAGACCAAGGCATGTGCCGAGCCCAGACACACCCACTAGACACGCCCCCAGGCAGTCACTCATACCCGGAGCTACCGCCCCCTCCGTTGCTAGTGCGGCGTTTCCCCGCATCAGATGCCTCAcccgtgctgctgcagccgACGGTCAACTTCAGTCATGTGCACACGCCAAGCTAAGCGTCGAATAAGCCTTGGACATATGCCCACGTCGTTAGGGTAAACTCGTGGCGGCAATTGCGAGCTAGGCGAATCAGGCCCAGAATCAACCCTGCCAACCCCCGGATCACACTGCGCCGCACACATCGGCAGTCGCGCCGGTCCACCACGTCCGACAATGCGGAGATGCATAACCaccgctcggctcggccgcTATAACGTCCGCAAAGTCGGCTCAATGCCGACTCTTTCATCCGCACGCACACGTCGTCTCGTCTACTTTGCAGCcgcgtccttcttctccttctgtTCGGCCGCCGCGTACAGGTCCTTGAACTTGCCAGTCTTCTCGCACAGCGTCTTGAAGAGTGACGTGTCTTGGCGCAGCAGGTTCTGGGAGGGGGCTGTCAGCAGAGGTTCCCACGTGAAAGACAGGCACTCACAATCGGAGTGTCAAACTCGGCCACTCCGCCGTCAGCCAGAACAAGCAGACGGTCATAGTCAATGACAGATGACAGGCGGTGCGCAATAGTAATCAGCGTCGACTCCTTGAACTCGGACCGGATGGCAGcctgcagcgcctcgtcggtcGCAAAGTCGACAGACGCCGTAGCCTCGTCCATGATCTGCAACAGTTAGCACGTGTCACCCTGGCGTACTCACAATAAGGTTGGATCGACGAAGCAAGGCACGCGCCATGGCGATAAGTTGGCGTTGTCCTTGGGAAAAGTTGTTACCTCCGGCCGACACCTCAGAGTTGAGCGTGATCTTGACACGAGCAGATGGCACAATCGTCGCCGCAGCCGAGTCGACGCTGTCAGTGGTGGAGTGATGAGGTACCACGGCGCCGTGAGCAGCTGCAGAATTGAGAGCCGCAAGAGCCGCCAGGTTTCTGGTAGAGCCCTGGCGACTAATCGCAGGTGTGCCAACAGCAGTGCCCGCTGCGGTGCGGCCACCAGTTACGAGGTTGACGCGAGCAagggcctcgagcagctcctcgtccgtgtGCTCGCTGAACGGGTCGAGGTTATCGCGCACAGTACCCGAGAACAAGACGGCGTCCTGGGGAATGTACGTGATCCTCGAGCGGAGATCGTCGACGCCGATCTTCGTGATGTCGATGCCATCGATCTCAAGCGTGCCGGACGTAGGGTCCACAAAGCGCAGAAGCGACATGGCGATGGTAGACTTGCCCGAGCCAGTGCGGCCAATAAGACCAATCTTCTCGCCTGCCTTGATATCAAACGAGCCCTTGAAGACAGTTGGCAGCTCGGGCGAGTACTtgatctcgacgtcgcgggcGCTCACGAACGAGTCGTTGGGGGTGTTGGAAGGCCAGTACGCAGGCGGGCGGCTGCCAGCAATCTCGGAAGGCGGCTCTTGTGGCACACGGAGGTACTCCTCCACACGCTCCACACTGTTGAAGTCGATCTCCAGCTGAGCCCAGAATCTCGACATCCAGTAACACGATGAGACGAATCCCTGTGCGCGGAGGATGATGATACCAGTGGAACCCGCAGAGACGGCGCCGCTGAGAGCCAGAATCGAAGAGCCAAGGACGGTGAGCGAGCCGAGGACATCGAAGCGGAGTAGCAACCAGCGGTTGTTCATCCAAACGTAGTAGTAGGCCGTCTGCGTGATGTCGAAGGCCTTGCACAGGTTGTCGAAGAATCGCTTCTCGGCAGAGAAGGCACGGACAGACACAACACCGTCCAGGATCTCGGCGAAGCCAGAGAAGATGGGCGACCGGGTGGTGGCTTGGATACGACGAACGTTGCGGCCAGCTTTGAGGTAGACGACAGAGTAAAGGTAGTAGAAGTACAGGATGACCGCCGCGGGGAAGATGAACCAAGGGATGTAGTATGCAATGACGCCAACGGAGACGAAaagcgcgacgacctggaCTAGGACGATGCGCAAGCTGCCGTAAAGCGAATTGTCCACGGTTTCAATGTCCTTGGAGAAGCGGTTGATGATGCGGCCCAGCGGTGTCGTGCTGAAGAAGCGCACAGTAGCGTGC
Encoded here:
- the Plpp5 gene encoding Phospholipid phosphatase 5 codes for the protein MSQLTESVTACFPGSAGGASSSLPQYASDAQATRPSSRPQNRQFTWVRLIRSYWYDWLLILGLWLFLAVLHRSPGHKREFSLTDVSIQHTFAEHERVPSFLLAVISAGIPATLLFLISTLIARNAWDVHNALVGLGVSWTMSGVVTQIIKMMVGRPRPDLIARCLPKAGSVDASPFGLSTVEICTQTNLFKLNDGFKSFPSGHSSLSFAGLGFLTFYLAGKLHLWDEYGHRNRAWFALSPLLLGATVAISRTMDNRHHWQDVLVGSALGLAISHVAYRTYYPNLKHVASHLPLLPRPGRNEPDESYDTDLATSPRVRLLPEDAGVPRASEEQDAWRQ